A region from the Oryzias latipes chromosome 20, ASM223467v1 genome encodes:
- the ssr1 gene encoding translocon-associated protein subunit alpha isoform X2, which yields MNKFLPNLFLLALLVFPATVLLKGPLVQAQDLTEDEEADAVDEDVVDDVTAEDEDNEAEVEDDENVELTEEKEEEEEALVGEVKASPNADTTILFVKGEDFPANNIVKFLLGFTNKGPENFVVDSLDASFRYPQDYQFYIQNFTALQLGTVVPPGRQATFEYSFIPAEPMGGRPFGLVINLNYKDSSGNIFQDAVFNQTVTITEREDGLDGETIFMYVFLSGLGLLVIVGLHQLLESRKRRRPAQKVETGTSSHNDVDMSWIPAETLNQINKASPRRSPRKRNQKRSAGSDE from the exons atgaataaatttctACCTAACTTGTTTTTGCTAGCGTTGCTAGTGTTCCCAGCGACTGTGCTCCTGAAAG GACCGCTGGTACAAGCTCAAGATCTgactgaggatgaggaggctgaCGCTGTGGATGAAGATGTGGTGGATGATGTGACGGCTGAAGACGAAGACAATGAAGCTGAGGTAGAGGACGATGAAAACGTGGAGCTG ACggaggaaaaagaagaggaggaagaagcttTGGTTGGAGAGGTGAAGGCTTCTCCCAATGCTGACACCACCATCCTCTTCGTCAAAGGAGAAG ACTTCCCCGCCAACAACATTGTCAAGTTCCTGCTGGGCTTTACCAACAAAGGTCCTGAGAACTTCGTGGTTGATTCTCTGGACGCTTCCTTCCGTTACCCGCAG GATTACCAGTTCTACATCCAGAACTTCACGGCTCTCCAGCTCGGCACCGTGGTTCCTCCTGGCAGGCAGGCCACCTTCGAGTACTCCTTCATCCCCGCGGAGCCCATGGGAGGCCGGCCGTTCGGACTGGTCATCAACCTCAACTACAAGGACAGCAGC GGAAACATCTTCCAAGATGCTGTGTTCAACCAGACTGTCACCATCACTGAGAGGGAGGACGGGCTGGATGGAGAAAC GATCTTCATGTACGTCTTCCTCTCTGGGCTGGGCCTGCTCGTCATCGTTGGGCTTCACCAGCTGCTGGAATCCAGAAAG AGGAGGCGTCCGGCACAGAAGGTGGAAACTGGAACCTCCAGCCACAACGACGTAGATATGAGCTGGATCCCCGCAGAAACTCTCAACCAGATCA ACAAAGCGTCTCCCAGAAGATCTCCTCGCAAAAGGAACCAGAAACGCTCGGCCGGCTCGGACGAATGA
- the ssr1 gene encoding translocon-associated protein subunit alpha isoform X1, whose translation MNKFLPNLFLLALLVFPATVLLKGPLVQAQDLTEDEEADAVDEDVVDDVTAEDEDNEAEVEDDENVELTEEKEEEEEALVGEVKASPNADTTILFVKGEDFPANNIVKFLLGFTNKGPENFVVDSLDASFRYPQDYQFYIQNFTALQLGTVVPPGRQATFEYSFIPAEPMGGRPFGLVINLNYKDSSGNIFQDAVFNQTVTITEREDGLDGETIFMYVFLSGLGLLVIVGLHQLLESRKRRRPAQKVETGTSSHNDVDMSWIPAETLNQIMQSRRDKASPRRSPRKRNQKRSAGSDE comes from the exons atgaataaatttctACCTAACTTGTTTTTGCTAGCGTTGCTAGTGTTCCCAGCGACTGTGCTCCTGAAAG GACCGCTGGTACAAGCTCAAGATCTgactgaggatgaggaggctgaCGCTGTGGATGAAGATGTGGTGGATGATGTGACGGCTGAAGACGAAGACAATGAAGCTGAGGTAGAGGACGATGAAAACGTGGAGCTG ACggaggaaaaagaagaggaggaagaagcttTGGTTGGAGAGGTGAAGGCTTCTCCCAATGCTGACACCACCATCCTCTTCGTCAAAGGAGAAG ACTTCCCCGCCAACAACATTGTCAAGTTCCTGCTGGGCTTTACCAACAAAGGTCCTGAGAACTTCGTGGTTGATTCTCTGGACGCTTCCTTCCGTTACCCGCAG GATTACCAGTTCTACATCCAGAACTTCACGGCTCTCCAGCTCGGCACCGTGGTTCCTCCTGGCAGGCAGGCCACCTTCGAGTACTCCTTCATCCCCGCGGAGCCCATGGGAGGCCGGCCGTTCGGACTGGTCATCAACCTCAACTACAAGGACAGCAGC GGAAACATCTTCCAAGATGCTGTGTTCAACCAGACTGTCACCATCACTGAGAGGGAGGACGGGCTGGATGGAGAAAC GATCTTCATGTACGTCTTCCTCTCTGGGCTGGGCCTGCTCGTCATCGTTGGGCTTCACCAGCTGCTGGAATCCAGAAAG AGGAGGCGTCCGGCACAGAAGGTGGAAACTGGAACCTCCAGCCACAACGACGTAGATATGAGCTGGATCCCCGCAGAAACTCTCAACCAGATCA TGCAGAGCCGCAGAG ACAAAGCGTCTCCCAGAAGATCTCCTCGCAAAAGGAACCAGAAACGCTCGGCCGGCTCGGACGAATGA